The DNA segment GCGTCCGTTGTGTTGGCTAAACCTTGAGGAGATAATATCTTTAGAGTTAAGTATTTATCACCAATCCTGTTGACAGTGTTTGTGGGCATGTTTTTGTCAAGTTTGATCATCATGGGTTATATTGCATCAGTAAAGCCAGAGCAATGCCCCCTTGTGCGTTAAAAAGATAGTGCTTTGTCTTGTGCAGACAATAACATGTATTTGGGGGCATAATATCCTGGTCAAATTTGATTTGAGTGTTAAACTGTCCCTTTCATTCTAATTAACTACAGAGTTTGCCcattttacatttatacttCAGTTCATAATAAATGGTTTGACTATGATGGGAACTCCAGGCGACTGGTCCAGTTCCGTTGAATTCTAGATTCACTATATTGACATGTATATGTTTCCATCCAAATGTTTTCCTTTGTGTTCAGCGAGAGCACAGAATCTGCCAATCCAGAGGAAGGTGAGGCTGAGGATGATGAAGCAAAACAAATGACCCTTGAGGAATGGAAGAAGTTGAATGAAACTAGACGTGTGAAATCCGAATTCAAACTGAGAAAGGCAAACGAGGGTGCGGATATGTCGCAGTGGAAGGGCGCCCAGGTGTACAAGAAGAAGCCTGGTGCAGATAGCGATGAGGATGAGGAGGAGGAAACTGacgaggatgatgatgatgtgagtGCAAACATAAACAATCTCTTAGACCATCCGTTGAAGTAAAACAGTTTAGTATAATTTGGCTTTTTCATAGCTCCTCTGCCCTCTGTGTCAGCTTGCAATTTAAAAGATGctgatatttaactttttttctttgtaattttctttaacTGTATTCGTTTTGAAGGTTTTAATCGACTCAAGTCATCTgaccaaaaaatgaaaatgcttatTGTTTTGTAACTTTGATCAGGAGGATGAGCTCCGCAATAAGAAGTTGCTGAATGAGATCAAGATCACCTTCAATGACTCGCCAAGAAGAGGTAGAGGCGCGCGCAGACCAAGAGGTCCACGCGGTGGTCGGATTGGTGGTGGTCGTGGGGACCGACGGCCCAATGCCGCACCCAAGTTCGATGATGAGAACGACTTTCCGTCGCTCATCAAGTCTACTGCATAGGACTTGAAAAGCCAGTGCTACAGGCTTATTAAAACCTATAAAATTAGGCTGCGTTTTGGTATCTCCAAGAACTCTGAAATCATGgtttttaagttcattttgCTTACTATCCATTTTGTACATTGAGTACATGTTTTTCTCACGTTTTCCATTTTGTACTAGTTTTAAGTTGGTTAACATGTGTATTCTGGTGTGAAGTGCTTTCAAAGACAACAGTGCTGTGTTGGCCGCAGATCTCTTGTTGACAGTTGGACTCCTTTTCGCCTAGTATTCCGCAGCGGACAGACAGTTCAGATCCAAAAGCTATCACAGAAGCCATTGGTAAAACCCTTCGGACTTCACTCATCTCGAAAACATTAATTCTAATGATTTGGTACTTTTTAGTAGTATTTTCCAAGTTTGTACAACTTATATCATAGTGCTGAATATTAATGTGCTAATTGTATATGTTCACTTGGCAAGCTGCCCCTATTTATATACCTCATGGTCATATGTGTGTACAATGCATGTCTGTGGTATGGTCATTGGTGGCATTGACAGTaagttcattttgtttatttaaccATCATCATAAACCATGATGTGAGATATTCAGCGccaataattttgttatttaataatacagataaaaacacaaaaacattgaTTTAGTGTTGTTTATTATGATTAGGCGTAGCTTTGTGTATGcttcaaactgaaaaaaaatagcAATGGTTGCTATTAGTTTTAACTTGAAAATGTATGCTCTACAAGAAAAATGGATCAACACTGCAAAACTCAATAATGCCAATGCCTATCCATCACTTTCGAGCCATGAGAGGTTGTCGATTACCTACAAACTGGCTGCTATTCTTTTATAAGAAAGTTAAGGACCTAGTAAAGAAAATGAGATCTCAATTGGTATATGAAGTCATTGATTATGTTCATGTAAATTGAGCATATGCAATTTTGTTATAAGAATTTGGaaacaatttgaatgaaatattgaaccGCATGGACGAACCAATTGTTTGTGATCTAACGAAATGGAACTTGTTCATGAGAGGGGGTATAGTCATTTTTATCTTCGAGAGAAACCACAAAAAACTAATGAAATTGACTAGATTGAGTAATACGATTTGCCCATTTCAACAAAACTGGTAgctaaataagtaaaaaaaactactAGCAGGATAGTCGCTCAATCCTCGTGAGCAGTAAACAGAGACAGTATTTTCTAGAATGCTTTATAGCGACTTCCATCCCATCTGAAACAGTCTGCAAGACACTTAATTCTCTAATAACTGCATTATAAACTTCCAATTTGGCAATTTGGTCCAATCATATCTTGTTCTCTATGCCATAGTGGAAGAATATGCTAGTATTGCTCAAGTCGTCCATAGCTGCAAAAGAATAACCATCGATCACTTCCTATACGTCAATTGGATCTCAAGAAAACAAAGCAATGCTTTTAGATTTTCTGAAACTAAAGGTATGCGTTAAAAGTTTGCATGTGTCCTTTCACAAAGCTGAACCCACAACTGGTTTTAAAGCGCTCGTCACGAAgttaacagttaaaaaaatgaataaaaactatATCTGTATTCTGCATTTAGAAACTGTCTATAATTGCAGTTTACAAACTCGAATCCctgtttgaaaacattttcaatccAATTAATTCCGATGGTTCAGGCCTGTATATGTACTGTGTTATCCCTGCTGAACAGAAGGGTTTGGTACAGGGATGTTGTTTTGGCGCTGCTGTTACATCACATTCTTCTGTTCGAAATTAGATCATGGTAGGGATTGGTCagataatgttcaaacttggtcagaatattacTCTTGATGAAATTTCCAACACTTGTacaagtgggtcacatggggtcaaaaactaggtcagtaagTCAAATCTTGGAAGAAGACATGAGATAACATGCATTTGGTCCATTATTTATGCAACTTCACCTGAATGTTTCCTAAAACTATGGACTACCTTAAAACTAGGTAAAGTGGTGTCTAAAAtgaggtcactaggtcaaattttagaaatacCCCCTGAACACTAGGTTTGATCTTTTACAATTTGTCTGGTCCAATTCTTATGAAACttaaatcagaatgtttgctttGTGAAATTTTGGATCAGTTTTAAACCGAGTCATGTGGAGTGAACAACTAGGTCAATAGGTTGAATCTTGGAAAAGCACTCTAGAGGTGATAGATATGGTAACTTCCTGCCCAACTGAAGGTTTCAGCAGGGTGATATTCATTTGATATCGACTGTCCATTCGTCTGAGCCATATTGTTGTATTAAGTGGTTGGCTTATGTTCAGATAGAAATACAGTTTTGGATGCCTGAAGATGCATGAAGAAGTCCTGAAGACGACCCCTCTGCAGCTATATGACCTGTTTCAATAGTATAAATATTCCACGAactttttatttcctttccatATTCTTTTCCTAGTCATACGGGGATATCAATTAAACAAGTTTGGCTGTTGAAATGGTTGTCATCTTCGGGTGCGCAtgcgcatagaaaaaatgtcagtTTCAGGGGTCCTTGTATTAAGTTATTGAATCATGTCTTCAAGCATCATTCCTTCTAAATGGAATTTAATTctacttcatacaatggtataGCACAATGAGTTGAAATGCAGTGTATaaaaaccataactctatttaggccaattacagagttattgccctttattactCTTTCTTGTCCGCAGCGTAACttaaactactggatggaatttaattaaatttcatatgATGACAAAAGCACTGAGTGAAATTCCAATATACAAAAAGAACTATAGTTCAGCTTATGGCAGGGTGATAGCGCCTGgttagtttttcttgtcagcagcaTAATTTCTAAATGACTAAATGGATTTTAATTATACAAGGCCCTGTCTAAAAATATGAAAGCATTGTCCGTGCTGAGCAGGGACCGTACAACAGCCAGCTACGACTTCAGCCTTGGTCTCTTCGTTTTAAGCAGAAGGTAGTAAGCTTTGAAGCCGTCCATTCTCTTTGAATTTAGATGAAGCTACAAGCAAAAGCAACATAAATGTGCTCACTATGTTGCCCTCATTTTGTTACAAGGAGAGATGGAACATTTGACATCTGTAAAACTGATTAAAGTGAAAGCTAAGTCCATAAATGTTGCAGTATGCACGTTATAGGGACAAACAGTTCCCATGTCTTGATTTCAGGACAAGGCAATGTATGCACATTCCAGTGCACTGGTACGTCGATTCATCAAAGGCATTAGGCCAGTATGACACACAGAGAgtttctttaattattattgattcATATTTATTTGACTTAGTTTTTAATTATCTCCCTGCGTTCTTTTTCGTCTGCCACACTATTTCACACAAATCACTGGCCAGAAATCCCTTTGAGCTGTGACATTTTTGAAGTTCCTGTACGGTTTACATATGGGAGTAGGGGGTCGTTAGTTGTATTTAAACTGTAGCCATGAACAATGTAAGAGCTGTCACAGACTGCCATATCCCCGGCAGAATAAAGAACCCCAACAACTGCGCCTTGCGACAAAGgataacaatgaaaattaacACAGTGTAtaccagagttatggttcctgtgcatggcacttctcctcaatgagatctatctgtctatgaagttttaagtcaattcacggaaatacttttttttagttatgctccggacaaaacaGAAGTATGagttaacaaagggcaataactaaaaaaacacTGCACTCAGAGTTATGTTTCCAGAGCACTGCACTTCTCATTGAGATCTGtctatgaagtttgaagttaatacctcAGACTTTTTGTGTTATGCTCAACAAGGTTGGTCAGATGCACACACACATACCCCTAGCACCACAAGATCCCCTTCGCCTTTCGGCAGGGATGATACACGCTTGGCTCGATGTTAAtgtgaaattttaaaacaatagtttCTGCCGCATTAACATACCACCCCattacttttaatttatattaacatCAATGTCTCTTTAGTTATCATCTGAAAAAGATGTTTATTCATGAAAGATTAGCCATCATTAAGTGGGAAACGTTACCAATAGTTCAACATTATTCAGACGATTAGTTGGAGCAAATCATCTAAGAGGTATTCCTATCATAACATTTGCCATTTAATGTTACCATGACATTGAACAATACCAGTCTGGGAAACAATTTTTGTGCCATCATCATCTTGATAGGCCTTTTAAATCAATTGCATAGCCATTCAAGCTGTCTGATGTGTGGAGCAGacattaaaggcctagtttaaggaatgttaaTCCACTGCTATGCAtatcctgctaattgcactggtgccacagtaggggccaatttcctgtgtattcatttattggctcagggccgtttagggtccatttctatcttAAAAAATCCctaactgcacagcaggatactcagactGGAGATccgataagacaattaggcaattagattaagatcaattaacagaggttgtgtacaaatacacggttCAAATGCTTATTATATGGTATTTATTCACATcataattaaaaatgcattttatttttgtttacaaatcaaacattccacatattttaaaacaacagtACAAATTACAAATACTGTTAACTGCTTAAAATATAACTATTCTTCACATTTGGTACTATAACAGCACAATGTCTCTGGTTATATTTGAACAGATTTGATCAGTCCAACACAAACTATCAGCTGACATGTCTTCTTCAGTTTCCATGACTTCAACATTGCCTTCAGTAATTTCATCAATAATTTCATTCTCCTCATCAACTTCAAAACTCACTGTCTCCGTTTGAAGGTAATGCATGCTTGCCGTTTCCAGACCCCCCAGTTCTAAAGAAGTATAGGTGATCACTTGGTCTGGGAGAAGCCCTAAAGGTACCTGACTCCAGTCAATCGAAGCTGTACATCTTCTCCATGGTGAACTAGATTTTGTTGTGATAGAGCTTTCCAGCAAACAGGGATTAATATTTCCAGTTTCAGCTTTGGGTGTTTCTATTTCATTGACTGAATGATAAATGAACACGAGTTCTTTGAGGTTTTGTTTCTGCTCTAGACTTAAATTTCCATTATCTATCAGCATACTAACACTTGATTGGAGAAAACAATTTTCTTGAAACAGGCACTTGGCCAGAAGTGCTTTGTATGGCACATCAGTAGCATTAAGTATCAGCAGTTTCTTCTTGTTACTTTTCTGACTGTCTGAACAATCAAGGAGTGTGAAGAACCACTTAGACAACAGTGCATTTCTGAGACTCTTCGTACTACTCAGGTTTGTTAGAATTTGCAGGAGGAGGACTGAGATAAGGTCATATCTTTGTAATATGAAAATCACAGGTCTCCAAAACTGAAGCATTTCCAATGGCAACAGACACTGATCCGTCTGAAGAATACTGTTCCTCTCCACATTGATGCTTTGCAACTGTCCCTCTGTCAGTATGAAGTAGCCATCTTCCAACAACACCTGACAAGCCTCACTTCCCATTTCAGAAATAGTATcttctatttttgaaattaatgctTTAGACGTTGAAGATGAATCATCCATTATGTCTTGAAATTTACTTTGCATGTAAGTAACGAGCATATCCCGCAACTTATCTACATGACCAGTTTTTATTTCAGTGGCCTTAAACGTATCTTGACATTGCACTTCCCAAAACTCAGTTTTCAGCCAATCAAGGCACCACTGCGTAGCAGCTCTAAGCTCAGTCAAAGAGGGCAGCGCAGCGTGTGTGGCATCATGTCGCAAGTCAACAATCCAGTTTGGAACTCCCAGATAGGATGCTGCCAGGTGAACAGGTAAAGCATGCGCCTTCTGTTGATTCCGCTCTGTAAAGATATTCACAAACCTAATAACGGCCATGCTATATAGTTCTCTAAGACGGTGACAATTTCCCACTGGGTGTGATGATTTAGTATACTCAATGTTGGCTTTTACTAATGCTGCAGTGCTATCAACAGCCATGGGCAGTCTATTGAGAGCTCTGGATTCCCACACCGAGATTCTATCAAGGGCATGTTTCTGCTGCGAAACTTTGTCGCTGTATAGTTCATCAAATACATTTCTCACTTCGACTCTGTCAAACCAAGGAAATGCCACCAAGGGTCGTGTCATTTTGCACTAGTTATTTCACGTTAAATTAACGCCTAAATTAACACGTGTGTTTGTGTACATTTTCTGTGCTTGGTGgaaaattatgttaatgtaaAATTCGCAAACCAATATGGGTGCGCCCATGAAGTAGATATGTTTCAACGTATTTTAAAACGTTGGAGTCAGTACAAATACAGATTTGTTCCTTGGATTGCGAATAATTTGAACGAAAAGTACTTTCTTTTCACCTTGATTTTGTAATCGCCCTTTCCATCAACACTATAGTACGCAAGACTCTCAAAGGTTACATGCAActaaattgtaaa comes from the Mya arenaria isolate MELC-2E11 chromosome 13, ASM2691426v1 genome and includes:
- the LOC128214479 gene encoding uncharacterized protein LOC128214479, yielding MTRPLVAFPWFDRVEVRNVFDELYSDKVSQQKHALDRISVWESRALNRLPMAVDSTAALVKANIEYTKSSHPVGNCHRLRELYSMAVIRFVNIFTERNQQKAHALPVHLAASYLGVPNWIVDLRHDATHAALPSLTELRAATQWCLDWLKTEFWEVQCQDTFKATEIKTGHVDKLRDMLVTYMQSKFQDIMDDSSSTSKALISKIEDTISEMGSEACQVLLEDGYFILTEGQLQSINVERNSILQTDQCLLPLEMLQFWRPVIFILQRYDLISVLLLQILTNLSSTKSLRNALLSKWFFTLLDCSDSQKSNKKKLLILNATDVPYKALLAKCLFQENCFLQSSVSMLIDNGNLSLEQKQNLKELVFIYHSVNEIETPKAETGNINPCLLESSITTKSSSPWRRCTASIDWSQVPLGLLPDQVITYTSLELGGLETASMHYLQTETVSFEVDEENEIIDEITEGNVEVMETEEDMSADSLCWTDQICSNITRDIVLL